Genomic segment of Dromiciops gliroides isolate mDroGli1 chromosome 3, mDroGli1.pri, whole genome shotgun sequence:
TTGTATATTGCAGCTATATTCTGAGATAAGGAATTAACTCACATTCTTTATTATCACTGGTATCCTCAAGAGATAAATATACCTGAAACTCTGATGATTGGGATTTATCATTTATGGGTCTGTTAATTGATATTATTCTGAGACTAACTCCAGGTATAATCATGAAGAACTGAGAGCCATGATGCTAGCAACCCTATGGGGTTTAACATACCTAAATTGCAGGTGGACTTGTCATGGAAAAGGTTGGGAGGATTACTTTTGGCAAGGGCTGTGGTAGGATTCTCCTGACAATTTCCCCAGCATGACATTTCTTGTAAGAGAAACCATCCCACCTGACTGACTTTAAGCCTGCCTCAATGCAATTGGCCACCCACATAACTTTTGCCTGGAATTGTCATAAAGTCAGAAAAGAATTATTCCCTTACTATATAGTTATGTCCCTATTCTCTTATGGTGAATTCCAATAATGATGTCACATATCATGTGATGAACACAATATTGGATCCTTGTCTCTTAGGTTAAGGCTGAACGACATCTGTATTAATATACTGAGGCCAGTATAAGATTTGAGGTATTTGCCCTAAAATTTTGATTTCCTATATTCCAAACAACTAATAATTAAAGTATTTAGCCTTGACACCTGCTACTAGCTATGAATTTCTGTGTAAGATGCGTTCTTTTAATTTGTCATAATGATATGGGGATAATGAGCCAAATGATGCCAAGATTTGTAACATCAGGCTGTGATTTGGATATTGAGTTAATATCATAATTGTCTCAGTTCCTGTATTAAGGAAAGGAATACCAGCATAGTTTGCATTCTATCTCGCCTCAAAGAGACATCCACCTTTCTTGGGGGTTATTCGTTTGAACATGGCTAGaagttgaaaatgttttgctataAATAACTTACTTGATATGTACTGTTGAAAAATTACTTGCTCAATGTCCCTTTTATTACAACTGAAGTTAATCTGGTGACTTTTATTTGAATTGATTTTTGTGTTAGAGCCCATATTCTCATAAAAAGGATTCTGAGATTCCTTAGATGAATCTCATCCTCCTAATGGGGGATTGAATAATGCCAAGTATAAAAACTGGgttttaattttctgtttatCTGAGTTTCCTATACATATTAACATAAAAACCACCTAAAGTCATAAAAGCTTCTAGTCTAAAAgcttcaaaatttcattttctaataataTAGAGACATAAGAATTGAGTGAACTTTCAAGATCTGAATTGGTTATTGGCAAATcaatttaaagttgtgttaagataaatttgggggggcatctaggtggcatagtggataaagcactgtcctgagttcaaatctgggctcagacacttactagctgtgtgaccctgggcaagtcacttaaccctcatttgccccaccaaaaaaaatggggcagctaggtggcacagtggataaagtcccagccctggattccggaggacctgagttcaaatctagctttagacacttgacacttactagctgtgtgaccttgggcaagccacttaaccctaactgccccacaaaaaaaaagaaaagaaattttggaAGAGATTTTTTAAGAGGAAGAGGATCTCTACAAGTGACCAGAGTCCAAGAAGACAGGGAGCTGGGGAAGAATTGCTCTGAGACTGCACATGAACCATAGGACTGTATCAGATGTTTCcagagaaacagaaggaagaacAGCTATGAATTCCATTCtactgtttattttttctctttgtgtattTTCTATGTAAGACCTACTTACCAAACAGGATGGGGCCCTTTGGTTTTGTCTCCCATATCCCACCTCACATTGCTGTGCATCAGAAGTGCCATAGTAAAGAAACTTTCATGAAATGTTTGCAATATCAGTCAGTGGTTCATTGAGAGGGCCATGCCTCTAGAAGAATCAAAtgggggattgtgagaaatgattatttgtaaTCAATATCTTGGAGATTCCATCCTGATCTCCCCCATTCCACAATCCTTGATAAGATAAAGTCAATTCTCCTTGGCCTTGGTCACAGCTATAAAATGCTAGGAATTTTGATAAGATTGACCCTTCTAAATTCTTGGTAGGGCCATGAAAAATTTGGTCTGGGGTAAGGAATACCACTGTGTCCTCTTAGGGAGATggatctttttctttaaataggaAGGCCTTTCTTCCTATGAGGGCCAATTCTCCTGTTTAAAAGAGGATATTCATGCTTTGAATAGCTAGCCCAAGGTTGGAGGTGGTCTGGCATTTTAATCCAGTCTACTTCCAACTTAAGTTGACCAATCATATTTCCTTGCTTCTCAATGTATCTCTTCTTACCCAAAGATGCATAAAAATTGGAAGAAGTAGCCATGTGGTCgctttttcctttttcagcaaCAAAAGGTTAAAGAGCCATCTTTCACAATCTCTTACTCGTCCTATTTGAAAATTTATCCAGAATTTAATTTCTTTGCTCAACACACAATCCAACATTTTATTGGTCCAGGGAAATGGTCAGTAGAATGTAAGTAAGTTACATGAATCATGAGGGTACAAAGCAAAAATGTTGGGTCCTAGAacaaaagtcagcagcttgaagcATTTAAGTGAGAGGGTGAATGGGGACCTCTCCCAAGAGGGCAGAAGGAATGGCAGCTGCTCCCTGGTTTTTACCAGTATGTGTAAAAAGCTAGTTCTGGTATGTGTGCACTCTGGGAGGACAGAAGCTTTGGGGTTGCTTCCTATGAAGTGGCCTCTGCCAGTTCACTGATCTTTGCCAAGATAGCATCCTTGTTGTTTCTGACATTTGCCTTTGAGTCTTCCAGGAGCTGACACACCTCAGCATCAGAATAGTCTTTGAGGCGGAATGTTGCGTATGTTGTACGTCTCTTCTCAATGACCGctaagacagagacaaagaaagcagCATGTTACCCAGCAGCCCTTTCTGGACTGTGTCCTCCTCAGTAGAAGACAGCTCTGGGCCCCAGCTATCAAAAGGACTCTAAGAACAGGCtgccacagaatctcagagtaggAAAGGACGTCAGGGGAACTCTCACATACTTGTATAGAATTCTGTCCTCTGACATCTGTAACAAGTGATCATCCAACCAAAGGCCTCCAGTGACACAAGAAAAAGAGTATCTTAATACCTCCTCCCCTTCACATATTGATGACAGTGATGATGCTTCTCAAGGTCTTCTTACTTACAAATACTTAGCACCTTCAACCACCCCTCATAGGACCTGATGTCCATGCACCTCCCCATTCTGCTTGCCTTCTGAAATGGAGACAGTGGGGCAGTCCACAGACTGTAAGCCACTATATTAATACTAAAATTCATGGGGCATTTGCTAATATTGACATTAGTTGCCAACTTTAGAATATTTATACAGACAGTCTATGAAATGTCTTACAAAGATTATAAGCAATAGAACTCCCTGTGGAAGGAATAGCCCATTAGAATTAGGGTGATTCCAACCTTGAGCTGGGGACACTGTTGGATACTGGATTAGGAACTGAAACTTTATGGTGTTCACTAAATTAGGAAATAGAAGTGGTGCTGGAAGTTATTTCTGACAAATCAACAAGCCACCAAGCAGTGGGAGAAGGCTTGCAGGCTACTGATGAGGGCACTGAGGGGCATATCAGAATATGAACTCCAACCTGCATAGCTAAATGGGATCCATGGGCAAGCCTGGGAAACTAGTGTGAAGAAGGTAATGATAGGGCCCTCCTAACAAACagaattttcttccctcccctgaaATGAAGTCCCCATCTACTTGACCACAGACCTCACTATTGTACCcttttaataaattctagttgactTGATATGACTGATATTCCTTGGATAGTGTGGAATTCTAGCATATAATCCAGTTCTTCTCAACCTCACCCGGGATAAAATTGCtggtggttttgttgttgttgttgttgttgtttcgttGGTTGGTTATCAGTTTTTTGTTGGTtgattgccccccccaaaaaaaaaaaccaccaatgaggattaagtgacttgcccagggtcacacagctagtaagtgtcaagtgtctgaggccagatttgaactcaggtcctcctgaatccagggttggtgctttatccactgtgccacctagctgccctgctgttgttttgtccttcattctcaaaggggactATGAGATCAGgaggcaatgtcatgacttgcagtgaattggatttaagtgagggagggctgtgcaagggcacaagcctcactctctccttgaaAGTCATCtgtatccagtggcaagataaacatcagtATGACTAGAGATGCACCAGATGTTTGAAGTAATTGGTgctaactgacttgctcagggtcacacagttggtaaatatCCGAGattagacttgaattcaggtcctcctgactccagggtcagtgcatcacctagctgcccatatgcaTGATCAAAGAAACTAGGTCCAGCACTGCTGAGCTGCTTCTTAGATATGGACATAATGGGACACAATCAATATCACCCTAAGATTGTCCCTTACCCTATCTCACACTAAATTCTCCTGGTCCTTAAAAAGAATGGCCAATGGCTCTAAGATGAGAATTGGTGCACATCTAGATGGCAATGGCAGAAAGGTTTGGAGAACTGGATAGAtcaggagagagatggaagagtCATGAATGCTTCTAAGACATACGTGCCCCTGAAAATTcaaagggtggggaggaggccACAACACAACTCTGTGCTCTGCTCAAGCTTGGGTTGACAATATCCTGTTGCCATCCTATGGCTTGATTCTCTTGTCCTGTGACCTCTGCCTCCATTTTCCTAAGCACAAGGAAGACTTCTCCTCATCCCCCAAGATCTGCCAGGTTAGGAGCACCCAGGCCCAGGATTGACAAGATTCCAAGCACTAGCGATGCCTTGCCAGGCTACAGGGTTGTCATGGCTGATAATGGCTTTTGAGAGGTCTCAGAAATCCAAACTGCATGTGCAATTCTAGAGATTCCAGTGTCCTGTCCAGCAACTGGGCCTATGCTGCTAGGAGATCAGGTACAGTCCAAGAGTCAAAGCCAATTTCTCCATACTAACTCTGGGAACATGCCTGGTACTTGCCATATTGTGGAAGAGGATGAATACCCCTGGGCCTGACTAAGCCCAACCCAAGTGCCTTCATGCAAGCTAGTTTGCTTAGAGAATCTATATGTCTGAAATCCCTCTACCACCACCATCCAGATGCCAGCTACTTAAGCCCTCACAACACTGGCTGCTGCATTGTCCCATTTCAGGCAGGACTGGAGTAGAGGGGAGTATAAAGAAGGACAGATGACAACTCAGAGCTACCTGGAGGGTGGTAACATTGCTCTCTTGTTTGTCAAGTGGTCTTCACCAAAGCTCATGTTTGCAACCTCACAGTGAGCATTCCAGGTGTCAGCAAACCCTTCAAACCCATGATGCTCTTCAGCCCCACCTCCACCAACCCAGTACAAGGCACCTCAGTGGCTGTGCGTCCCAAACCCATACCTGTGCTGCCACAATTCACTTTATTGAAGAGTGGGAAGTGCATGACCACAGGTGTGTTCTCCCCTTCAAAGATGTAGAAGTCAGATGGAGTCTTGGCTTCTTGGTTGAGCTTAGCTTCATCCACTGGAGGGAAGGGGATATTGCAGGCTTTGCAATACTTTGCTGTGGCCTTGATGGTCTGAGGAGAGAAGACACAAGCCCATTCTAGCTACTGACTGAGGGGCCTCCAGAGCCTTAAAGGTCTCTAGAGACTTTCGAGCCCCTTCCCAAAGTTACATTTCCTAGAGAGGGAAACTGATGCTAATCAGAGAGAGGTAAGGACTGGATGAAGGTCATACCATGAGTTCAGGATAAGGACTCAGGTCTCATATCCCAAGCCAGGGCTTTTTCTTGCTTGATTAGGGTCTCTGGGAGGGTCAAATGCCCTTCCCATTACCTCAAATGGATCCCCTTCACTAAAATCAAAGGAGAGGATGATCTCTGTGTTCCGCACTGGGGGCAGGACCAGAGGATAGGCAGAGTTGATAGCCAAGCCAGCATCCatcaaatacatatttttctggCCTGCAAGAAACTTGTCCTTAATGTCTCCTGTGGGGAAAAAGACCAGAGAAtctcacaaaatcacagaatctcagcgTTGAAGCTGGCCCAACCCATTTCTGAATCATGATCCCATGAGCctagaaagaaacaaaacctcAAAGATGCAAGTTTGCTCATTCTTAAAGCCAGCTATGGCCTCATCCACTATCAACCAGAGACACAATCTCTTTCATTCATTAATAAGAAATCATTCTATGGATGCCCTCTCAAAATCCCCTGCACACTTCTCACTCCTGCTTTGTTtctctactctcttccttcttttctggtcCCCCATGCCAAGAGGTTTCTAAGGGTGACCTTTGGTGGGGTGAAAAAAGGGGAGGGTGAGGAGTAGAGGGTattctgtcttcaaatatttgatgttTAGTTTGTTATGGGGTTTGATTCTTTTGCCTGGTTCCAGAAATCATTTCTAGGAGGAATGGAAAGGGGGAAATAGTATGACAGCAAATTTCACCCAGATATGATGCAAAACCATCTAATATGTCACACtttctcttgactctgggcatcTTTATTGGTTGTCTCTGATGCCGGCAAcattcctcctcatctccacctcctagattctctggtttccttcaagtctcaggtaAAGACTCACCTTCTGGAAGAAGCCTTTGCTGGCTCCCCCTTAATATTAGTGAGTGCGCTCTTTGGGttttccccaatttatcctgtctctaTCTTGTTTAGACATAGATGTTTACATGTCACCACCATTAGACTGCAAACTCCTAGAAGACAAGGACTGGggcttttctttatctttccttgtttctccactgattaccacagtgcctggcatacagcaagtgcttaataaacgcaTGTTGATGTGACACAGTATAACAAAGATAGTGATCCCAACATAAAATGGGCTGTCTTAGGATGTTGTCCCccatcactgaaggtcttcaagcaaaaagTGGACAACCACTTGCTAGGGATGATCTACAGCTACCGAGATCTAGATTGGATAAGGGTGACCACTCCCATCCTGTCCACCTCAAATAGTGTGATCCTAAAAAGCCCTTACCACACTTATACACAAAGTTATTGGTTGTTCCCCATGTCCATGATAAGAGACAGCTGAAGGTCTTCCatagaaatttgaggaaagatgagACATTGCCtagaggaagagaaattagaatcaGAATTGAAGATGTCTATGAAAGAAGCCCAGAGTTGGGAGAAGCAAGGATCAAAAAGCCAGATCAGTGCTGGAGAGAGAGTAGAGCcataagacctgagtttgagacCTGGCTCTGATGCTTACCAACCATGTGACTTTGCCCAAGCTATTTCAACTTGAGTCTCCgtctccataaaatgagggggttggaccagatcaaCTCTGAGATCCCTTATAGCTCTAAGTTCTATAATCCTAGGATATTCTAGTCTAAAAATCAAACCTTGGGCCAAACTTTACCTCTCTCTGATCCTGTTCCACCACCATGAAggaaaaaaggtttggaagagacATTCTCAGATTGTCCTTAAACTTTGATATCCTGTAGAATTTTGGGTGAGTGCATCCCATTCCAAACTATCTTCACCTGCTTCTAGGGAACACATCAGCCATCTAACATTGGATAGAGGACATGTATGGCCCCAGATGGTACCTCTGCAGCTGTAGTTAAATTGTCAAATCTCACTCACTCTTTTCCACCAAATCTCGACTGAAGATCTTTTCCAGTAATTCCTGAATGAGCTGTCTCTGTTCATCTCTCGAGGTCCGCAATGAGTGCTTAATCATCTGGTCAGTCAACGTTGCAGCCTCAGAAAAATCTTTGTTCCCTGTGGCCAGAAAGAGTATACATCAGTCTCTACCCAGTCTGAGAGCTCCATATCTCCTGACTGAGTGGCTGTGTCATAGCCCTTTGCCCAGGAATTCACCTAGTCTAGAGGAGGGTAGGACAAGAAGTGTGGAAAACAATGCACACACCCTTCTGGACTTCAGATGCATCCTGATGTACCCTGACTGGCTATGTCAGCACCTTAGCTAGCTCACTCTAGGTCTCACAGAGGATCTTCATCCAGGAAAATTTATCAGCTGTTTTTGGAAGACACAGCACCTGAGGCTGAGTAGTCCTCAAGAGTTTTaagaacaaaactgaaaaattattCCCTAGCTCTGCATCTGTGCCCATACCATCAGCCTCCCTTATCTATCCTCAGCCCTGCTGTAGTCCTTTCTCCCATCCTCCATGCTCCCTTCTTACTTTCTCCCCTTACTACATCTCACTAGTGTAAGACTAGGTATCACTACAGACCATTACACTGGGATACAGTCAGAAGTGAGTTTTCTATCTCAGCCAGGTCTCAAATCTCTTCTCTCAGACTGGGGGCTGTCTGAAGGTCTATACTGTCAGGCCAGAACTCTCTCTAAGGTACAACTGTGCCTCCTCCCTCAAGCTAAAGGATCCCCCAAGGCCAGGACTATATCTAAACCTCACACCAGAGACTCTTAGAGGTGAAAAATGGCTTCTCTTTTAAAACtaggagctgtccaaaagttgaTATCTTCTCTTATTCATCAGATCAAGAGCTTCCCGAGGGAAGAGGTAATAAAAGATAAGAAACCTAAGTAAAggccacacacacacttcagacTTCATTGTGTAGTGTCAAGAagcctgaatttggagtcagaagttctGGGCTTACCTCCCAGCTCCACCCCTTACTCCTTGTTGGATCTAAAATAAATCCCTTGTGCCTTTTTCTGAAAAATCGGTCTAAGAGTCATTCTAGTTTTGACATCCTATGAGATTCTGCTCACGGGAGGGGCTCTCTCCGTGGTACTGAACACCTTATAGGAACTGCCAGCATCCCTTCCTACCTGTCATTTTACTCTGTAGATTTTTCAGGATGGGCAGACAGTCTCCATCTGTTAAGAAGGTGTAAACCAAGTCGAACACATCTCCTGTGATGGCTTTCAAAGTAATGCCTGATAAGAAAAGTCACAATATAAACAATATCCCTTCTTTATAACTCCCCCAGTCCTCAGGGGCCAAGCTGAGGGGGCTGAGAGGCCTAGGAATATGAGAAAGTTATCCGTTCACAAGTAGATGCCTACTGGTCTAAGCTGGAAGGTCCTGAAAGGATTCAATAATTCTAGCTCTTAAGGCATCCTCAGAAGCTGTACCAACACCAAGATCCTTAGAGAAGAGGAATCCATGACCTCCTTTGGTCACTTAAATTGATCATCCTAGAAGCAAATTCTTCTTTAGAGCCGCCCTAAATCTCCCTGGCTGGAGAGCAGCAaacttagtggaaagagcaccatgagctggatttgaatcctagttctgacatttCCTGCTGGTGTGAAAttagtcaagtcacttctctgaactgtttcagtttcttcatccctaaaatgagggtgatgacaTTTGCATGATCTATTTCCCCAAGTTGTATTGGAGAAAGtgatttgtaagccttaaagcactctGAATATGGGAGTGATGATTATGGCTgttgttaatatttttcaaaCATGAAGATGGTCGAGTGAAATGCTATACCACTGCCcaattctctttcatttcctcaAATACTAAGAAATACATCAGAAGAGAATGATGGTTATGATGGCTGTATACAGGTATTTGAGATCAACCACTTGAGTGAGCAAGTATTAACATCCTGCTGTATACTAGGTACTGGgattataaatacaaagaatgaaggaaCCCTTACtgccaaggagtttacattctaccagAGAAGACCAccagtgtgtgtctgtgtctgtgtatatatatgcgtctctctgtgtgtctgtccatctgtctgtgtcCATCCATCCCCATCCGTCTCTCCCTGTGTGTCTgggtctttgtgtctctgtcagtgtctctgtctctgtgtctgcctgtctctgtctgcaTGTGTGgatgtctctgtgtgtgcatgtctatggatatctctctgtgtctgtcttctctgtgtttctgtgtctgtgtgtgtctgtctgtgtgtctgtctctgtatatgtatatgtacacatgtatgtgtatgtatatatacataaatatgtatgtatatatatataaagatatacagaataaatataaggcaAGGACTAGACTTGTAATTTTATGGCTATGGGTAATTCCCAGAAGaggaaaattccctctaccaatgcaggatGTCACTTTCTCAGTAATTTAAAGTCCTAGAGAGTTTCCTAGAATACCATGCTCAGGGGCATGGTCAGGATGTTCAGACAGTGCAGATCAAAAGGGAAGAAGGTTGGCCTGTCTAGTAACACCAAAGTGTATTTGCCATGGCATTTTCTCTCTTTAGCCAAGGGTTTCCTAAGACCATTTCATAAATTGATGTGGTAAATCTCGAAGGGATGAAATGAGGAACAGAGTTGGCAATGATTCCCACTGAGCACAAGGTATCATGCTGTCAGGAATAATTCAAAAACCACTAAACCCTGTGCATATAATCCAACTCATGAAGATTTCAGGCAAGATGGGCATCTAAACGGCAGGGTCACTAGGAGTCTGGAGACAGATGTGTAAGACTCATATATTCCAGTCAATCATAAGCTCTCCAAAAGATATAGGGCAGTGCCCCAACAGGAACCCGAGGTCAATGCCTTCATGGGAACTACTCTAAGTGTTGTACCTGTAAAGTACTCTACATTTGTTATATGACCCTTCTGGTTACTTACAGGAACAGAAAGAATATTCATGTGAAAGATGGTGATAAAGTTAACTTGAAAAGAAATTTAACCCTCAAACCAAAATACTTGAGGAGAGATGCAGATGTACCATGGACTTGAGAGAAAACTTCCTCTCACATAATGTATCGACAGGACCTGACGGGAAGACAGATCAACTGAAGTAGGGGAGGATGAAGGGCATTGTGGTCTATCCATTAATTTGCACATGacttatttaaataatttgaaaatttaaacAGAAATTATCAATCAAATGCCTGTTTGGAATGCATGAATAACTACATAAGGATTATTGGGTTTATTCTTGCCAGAAAGGTGAAAATGTTTAGTTTCATATCATAAGATAAAAATGTGTCACCTTTTTTAAGGAGGAGGCCTTGATTTGAAGCGTTATAAATTAtgtagagaaaacaaaaagatataaaaagtgGGATATAAGAAGCTGAACATAGGAGGAACCAGAAGCtgagaagagaaggcagagaaaagcAATGGACAAAACACAGAATATAGAAGTTGAGAGGGGCTGAGCAAGGCTGACAGGTAGGCTTTGCAGTGGAATTTAATAGCTGTTTTATTGGAGAAGAGCTCTGTAGGTATTTGAAGGCGGCTGAAGAACATCAAAATCCTCCTTCTATCAGAAGAGTTGCTTGGCTCATTGTCATCAAGTGCCACTTGGAAGGCCGGATACATTTTGGGGATGCCTTGTTACTCTTTACTGGCCTTTCTAGTTTAAGAAGGAAGAACTCATAACACATAGAGTACAGATTTGATTAGCTCAGCTGATTACAGACTTAATGGAACTATTTTTCACCAAAAAAGCATATCATACTTTGCTAAAAGAAGCCAACACTCTATCAATGGCTTGCCACTGACAGCTATGAGCTAAAAGACCTTGACTGCTTCAGTAGCCCAAGAGTAGTAGTGAAGTGGCTTTGCTCAACATGACAGCAACTAGCTGAAAAATGGCTTTGCCAACCAAGTGATGTATGATGCATAATAAAGAGAGCAAAAATTCTGAAGACTATTCCAGAGGCATTTATTACCCCAGGCACATGGTTTTTCTAACCATTTGACTTACTGCTTGACTTCAGTAACTGTGTCCACTCCACTATACCTTTCACCTCCCTTGGAGACACTATGTACATCAATGGGATTATGACCCAGGCTCATGAGTAACTTTTCCATTATTCCTGGGTTTGGCTACTACTGAGTAGAAGCTATGGTTACTTTTGTGTTTGCCTTATTATTTTGCAAATGTTTCATGTGTAAAAGtcaatggttggggcagctaggtggctcagtggataaagcactggccctagattcagaaggacctgagttcaaatctggacccagacatttgacacttactagctgtgtgaccctcattggcccatgcaaaaaaataaaaataaaaaagagtcaatgggggcagctaggtggtacagtggatagagcaccagccctggattcaggaggacctgagttcaaatccagccttggacacttgatacttactagctgtgtgaccctgggaaagtcacttaaccctcagtgccccaccaaaaaaaaaagtcaatggtcACTTTTTTGAGCTGGTCCCCTATAAACCTAGGGGagttgactcagtttccctaagATGATTTCACAAGTTCACATGCTAAATCTCAAAGGGATGAAACAATGAACATAGTTAAGGAGCATAGCTCTCACTGTGTACAAGGGTAGAGCTGTCAAGTACAATTCAAGAACCACTGGTTTCATAATCTAGCTCATGAAAGTTTTGAACAAGATGAGTGGATTTTTGTGCCCATGATTACCCAATATGGCCAGCtatatgacacagtggatagagcactgacccaggagtcaggagggcacaagttcaaatatggcctcagacacttactagctgtgggacccagggcaagtcatttagcctttattgcctcaaaaaaaccaaaactaatcCTCAGTACCTAGGGCCAAGCCCATCCCAATGCATGAAAGGATCCAAGTTCAGAGTCTTACCTTCAGGGTGAACAATGAGCATTTTTTCCTGAGTGCTTGAACCATGAATCAATTTCCAGAAGAAATCTATAGGGAGGATAGAAATTCTTTTGATAGAAATTAAGACAAAGGTACATCTTGGCCCCAAACTCCACCttgttccccttccctccttccctgaacCTTGATGAAAACTTCTGTCTCATACCTACCCTTGATGGTTTTGAGAATAGTGTTTTTGTCAGCCAGAGCACTACCACATACTGCtgcagagaagaagaggagaaaaatatcacaaaaaggaattaaaggctGGGTTCTTATTTGGTACTTTGTATCTCAAAGTATCAAAGAACATTGCTGTGTCCATTTGCCCTGCCTCTACCCATTCAGATTGTTAGAGAGAATGAGATACCCAAGTCACCAGTAGAGACATGGAAGTAAAAGTATTTCACATCTGGGTACCAAATTACATGAAGAGTTAACAAGGTTTCATACTAGGGGTACACATCAAGAAGTAATCTCACTCAGTTCAGCAGAGGCTTTTCAAACTGCTCCCATTCTCTCATCCAGCCCCATAGTTGAGGAATCCCTGGGAACCAGTATTTTACTTGAATGCCAAAGGGTGTGAGAGTAACATGTGAAAGAGGGATAACCCCATTGCCCCTGTTGCCCTGCCTCTTGTTGGAGAATAGATTCAGTCCTTACCTCGAAGGTAGGAGAAATCCCTTTCAGCTTTTTGTTGGATGAGCTTCCC
This window contains:
- the LOC122751257 gene encoding cytosolic phospholipase A2 gamma-like, giving the protein MTEPQEVAYGAKSHPRRHDGSSDISVHFGISDEEKAAVKNRGEKVLTALRKLGLNVKKGPVLSVLVSGGGLRADIACQGVLSELSHVGLLDMVTSLAGVSGSTWCMSSLYSQRDGFQDLVKAENELRRRLREDSWTFSVALDGLCVAAERDDYSLTDFWSYSIVYSFTKELLDARLSCVRDQSEKGTVPYPIFATIDQDLKSGANEKTQNAWFEFTPDWAGYPTLGSSTPGAYVSTTHCGSRFEGGKLIQQKAERDFSYLRAVCGSALADKNTILKTIKDFFWKLIHGSSTQEKMLIVHPEGITLKAITGDVFDLVYTFLTDGDCLPILKNLQSKMTGNKDFSEAATLTDQMIKHSLRTSRDEQRQLIQELLEKIFSRDLVEKSNVSSFLKFLWKTFSCLLSWTWGTTNNFVYKCGDIKDKFLAGQKNMYLMDAGLAINSAYPLVLPPVRNTEIILSFDFSEGDPFETIKATAKYCKACNIPFPPVDEAKLNQEAKTPSDFYIFEGENTPVVMHFPLFNKVNCGSTAVIEKRRTTYATFRLKDYSDAEVCQLLEDSKANVRNNKDAILAKISELAEATS